Genomic window (Halofilum ochraceum):
GTGATTTCGGGCAGCGGCTGGCGGATTTCGTGCGCGCGGACCTGGCGACCATGGCAGCGCAGTCGGATTACTCTCATCTGATCCTGCGCGAGATCCTCGACAGCGGACCGCGCCGCGGTCAGGCGCTCGCCACGGAGGTCTTCGACGATGCATTCGGCCGCATCGTGGCCGTGCTGGAGCGAGGGCAGGCCCGCGGCGAGATCGCGGGCGATGTGCCGCCGGCCCTGGCGGCGTCGATGCTGCTCGCCTGTAATGTGTTCATGTTCCAGTCGCAGCATGTACTGAAACACCTGCCGGGCGTTGATTTCGTCGACGATCCGGCGCGTTATGCGGCGCTGGTCGGTCGCGTACTGTTTGACGGTCTGCGCCCGCGGGAGCACGGGGGCGACGGGGAAGGGGATAACGAATGAAGAAGCGCATGTTCTTCACCCTGCTGGGGTGCCTGATCATCTTCGGGGGCGTGTTCGGCTATAAGGCGTGGGTGGCGCGCATGACCGAGCAGGCGATGTCGAACCAACCGGCCCCGGTGCACACCGTCAGTGCCACGGAGGCCGCGGTGACGACCTGGAAGCCGGTCATCAGCGCCGTGGGATCGCTCACCGCCGTGCGCGGCGTCGACATCACCGCCGAGATCGACGGGCGGGTGACCGCGGTCGAGGTGGACGACGGTGCCGTCGTCGAGGAAGGGCAGGTGCTGGTTGAGCTGGATGCCGACGGTCTGCGCGCCGAGCTGCGCGGTGCCCAGGCCGAGGCCCGGCTCGCCGAGCTTGAGCTCGAGCGCCAGCGGCGCCTGCGGCAGCAGAACGCCAACTCCGAGTCGGACGTGGACCGCGCCCAGAGCCAGCTGGAACAGGCCCGTGCGCGCGTCGATGCGGTT
Coding sequences:
- a CDS encoding TetR/AcrR family transcriptional regulator — its product is MPQSPQNQSAGRDEILRAATDLFAESGFDAVSMNSIAVRAGTSKANVFHHFGSKDALYLAVMRDACGRFETSIDAFEGERSDFGQRLADFVRADLATMAAQSDYSHLILREILDSGPRRGQALATEVFDDAFGRIVAVLERGQARGEIAGDVPPALAASMLLACNVFMFQSQHVLKHLPGVDFVDDPARYAALVGRVLFDGLRPREHGGDGEGDNE